A window of the Nycticebus coucang isolate mNycCou1 chromosome 3, mNycCou1.pri, whole genome shotgun sequence genome harbors these coding sequences:
- the ANGPTL8 gene encoding angiopoietin-like protein 8 isoform X2, giving the protein MSALALCLLWTLATAAWLAPTPPVGSLEPAQQEELTLLFHGTLQLGQALNGVYRATEAQLIEAGHSLGLYGHTLRLLGQEISRGRDAAQELRASLLDTQIEEYALQLHAEATAQVLGEVAQEQQVLWDNVRRLEGQLSGAWLGHSRQEFEALKAHADRQSHVVWALMGHVQRQKREMAEQQHRLQKIQERLHTAALPA; this is encoded by the exons ATGTCAGCACTTGCTCTTTGCCTGCTGTGGACCCTGGCAACAGCAGCCTGGCTTGCTCCCACACCCCCTGTGGGCAGCCTGGAGCCAGCACAGCAAGAGGAGCTGACCCTTCTCTTTCATGGGACCCTGCAGCTGGGCCAGGCTCTCAATGGCGTGTACAGGGCCACAGAGGCACAGCTGATAGAGGCTGGACACAGCCTGGGCCTCTATGGCCACACACTGAGACTCTTAGGTCAGGAAATCAGCCGGGGCAGGGATGCAGCACAGGAACTCCGAGCAAGCCTGTTGGACACACAG ATAGAAGAGTACGCCCTGCAGCTGCACGCAGAGGCCACTGCCCAGGTGTTGGGGGAGGTGGCCCAGGAACAACAGGTGCTGTGGGACAATGTGCGGCGGCTGGAAGGCCAGCTGAGTGGTGCATGGCTGGGCCATTCCCGCCAAGAATTTGAGGCCTTAAAG GCTCACGCTGACAGGCAGAGCCATGTTGTATGGGCCCTCATGGGCCATGTGCAGCGGCAGAAGCGGGAGATGGCAGAGCAGCAGCACCGGCTGCAAAAGATCCAGGAGAG ACTCCACACAGCAGCGCTCCCAGCCTGA
- the ANGPTL8 gene encoding angiopoietin-like protein 8 isoform X1: MSALALCLLWTLATAAWLAPTPPVGSLEPAQQEELTLLFHGTLQLGQALNGVYRATEAQLIEAGHSLGLYGHTLRLLGQEISRGRDAAQELRASLLDTQIEEYALQLHAEATAQVLGEVAQEQQVLWDNVRRLEGQLSGAWLGHSRQEFEALKAEPCCMGPHGPCAAAEAGDGRAAAPAAKDPGETPHSSAPSLNLSGRN; encoded by the exons ATGTCAGCACTTGCTCTTTGCCTGCTGTGGACCCTGGCAACAGCAGCCTGGCTTGCTCCCACACCCCCTGTGGGCAGCCTGGAGCCAGCACAGCAAGAGGAGCTGACCCTTCTCTTTCATGGGACCCTGCAGCTGGGCCAGGCTCTCAATGGCGTGTACAGGGCCACAGAGGCACAGCTGATAGAGGCTGGACACAGCCTGGGCCTCTATGGCCACACACTGAGACTCTTAGGTCAGGAAATCAGCCGGGGCAGGGATGCAGCACAGGAACTCCGAGCAAGCCTGTTGGACACACAG ATAGAAGAGTACGCCCTGCAGCTGCACGCAGAGGCCACTGCCCAGGTGTTGGGGGAGGTGGCCCAGGAACAACAGGTGCTGTGGGACAATGTGCGGCGGCTGGAAGGCCAGCTGAGTGGTGCATGGCTGGGCCATTCCCGCCAAGAATTTGAGGCCTTAAAG GCAGAGCCATGTTGTATGGGCCCTCATGGGCCATGTGCAGCGGCAGAAGCGGGAGATGGCAGAGCAGCAGCACCGGCTGCAAAAGATCCAGGAGAG ACTCCACACAGCAGCGCTCCCAGCCTGAACCTGTCTGGACGGAACTGA